In a single window of the Porites lutea chromosome 14, jaPorLute2.1, whole genome shotgun sequence genome:
- the LOC140924024 gene encoding nociceptin receptor-like: MENSTDVTQDFSLTTKVVFTFLTSLAFIVSFLGNSMVIYIIRKDQLLKSTTFLLILNMACGDLVTTTVTSVMLILYPIIIYHLWTRQVPGEPSALQQQRANRMARKITKMMVAVVLSFFFCWAPQFIFVWIHPLVGQAAATLPIWLLPFILWLQALNSAMNPVLYAIFNESFRLGFKKVIFRSILRRRDEEVMQSARNQIQNIALVRFQNNTGPQR; the protein is encoded by the exons ATGGAAAACAGCACAGACGTGACACAAG ACTTTTCCCTAACTACCAAAGTAGTCTTCACGTTCCTGACCAGCCTGGCATTTATTGTATCCTTCCTCGGTAACTCGATGGTGATCTATATAATCAGAAAGGATCAGCTATTGAAGTCCACTACATTCCTTCTAATACTCAACATGGCCTGTGGAGACTTGGTTACGACTACAGTAACGT CAGTGATGCTCATACTTTATCCAATCATCATCTATCATCTGTGGACAAGGCAGGTCCCAGGAGAACCCAGCGCTCTGCAACAACAGAGGGCAAATCGTATGGCACGGAAAATCACCAAAATGATGGTTGCTGTtgtgctttctttctttttctgttggGCACCGCAATTTATTTTCGTCTGGATACATCCTCTGGTTGGACAGGCGGCAGCCACTTTACCCATCTGGTTACTTCCATTTATCCTTTGGCTACAAGCGCTTAACTCTGCCATGAATCCTGTTCTCTATGCGATCTTTAACGAATCTTTCAGACTTGGCTTCAAGAAAGTTATATTTCGTAGTATTTTACGGAGACGCGACGAGGAAGTCATGCAAAGTGCGAGGAATCAAATTCAAAACATAGCACTTGTAAGATTCCAAAACAACACAGGCCCGCAGAGATAA